From the genome of Parasteatoda tepidariorum isolate YZ-2023 chromosome X1, CAS_Ptep_4.0, whole genome shotgun sequence, one region includes:
- the LOC139427103 gene encoding probable G protein-coupled receptor 85, protein MNVFTAQNNTSFLLPTPSSAVTLFQFISLGLIIALGSASNSLVIYAFCRYLQIRRRTPHTYMLTFVSVDLVRVLFCFPLLFVSVVHPLQVTYGNQLCQVISFINIFSLVGNSLCIFAMTIDRYLDNKHRAFYRRNCRSFFGTAILIIFINIAFILAFPAVYSNKHSPLNSVEVSCTFPSHYITRDVNAYPAISSVSFVFCVTNLLYLKLFFLLRDRRKMRPVIYEPAVSENWGFFDPRIGIPVRNRWLADSISQPPVAVLSRNVFHSHPIPTNYDIALWRSKKQKDNEKLTKVCFVIHVLFSALWLPYYATLFYMVVRGENIHVSYGIEIFVTWLTYIQAIITPFIFFSMSGLKRRKFRMLNGKRLSPTLSSTSS, encoded by the coding sequence ATGAATGTTTTTACAGCACAAAACAATACTTCATTTCTCCTTCCAACACCTTCTAGTGCTGTAactctttttcaatttatttcattgggACTTATAATCGCTTTAGGAAGCGCCAGTAATTCACTTGTCATCTACGCTTTCTGCAGGTATCTTCAAATTCGCCGCAGAACGCCGCACACATATATGCTCACATTCGTCTCTGTGGACTTAGTCCGTGtgcttttttgttttcctttactTTTCGTGAGTGTGGTTCATCCTTTACAAGTCACATATGGAAATCAATTATGTCAGGTGATatcatttataaacatattctCTTTAGTGGGTAACAGCCTCTGTATTTTTGCCATGACAATTGACAGATACTTGGACAACAAACACCGTGCTTTTTATCGGCGCAATTGCCGAAGTTTTTTCGGAACGGCTATCcttatcatatttattaatattgcatttattttggcTTTTCCCGCTGTATATAGCAATAAACATTCGCCTTTAAACAGCGTGGAAGTGAGCTGTACATTTCCTAGTCATTACATTACCAGAGATGTAAATGCTTATCCTGCTATATCGAGtgtttcatttgtattttgCGTGACGAATTTGCTGtatttgaaactgttttttctGCTGCGAGATAGAAGAAAAATGCGGCCTGTCATTTACGAGCCAGCAGTTAGTGAGAATTGGGGATTTTTTGATCCAAGGATTGGTATACCTGTCAGGAATAGATGGCTTGCTGATTCAATTTCTCAACCACCTGTCGCCGTTTTAAGTCGGAATGTCTTTCATAGCCATCCAATACCGACCAACTACGATATTGCGTTGTGGCGtagcaaaaaacaaaaagacaATGAAAAGTTGACGAAAGTTTGTTTCGTAATTCATGTTCTTTTTAGTGCTCTCTGGTTACCATATTACGCGACATTGTTTTACATGGTTGTTAGAGGAGAAAATATCCATGTTTCTTAtggaattgaaatctttgttaCATGGCTAACATACATCCAAGCAATCATCAcaccatttatatttttttcaatgtccggtttaaa